In a genomic window of Infirmifilum sp. NZ:
- a CDS encoding CBS domain-containing protein, producing the protein MKLFEIGVGRYPPALFLKPDSKLLEVLIGMASKRVRHCPLVDNDGKLVGMISVRDLVDFLGGRRFKDIVVGTYSGDIYKALEETDALSLSYKPPFVYMDAGLKDIVETMLYRGVGALAVVNRDGVLVGIISERHIISLFADVETHVKVKEIMTKPFASLTPSDNIRMGLQLMSERRVRRIPLIAGGELQGIVTVKDILGFLASDDVLKALRAGDAQRVYETPLAYIASRPVVTVSPEDDVGVAVKRMKERGIGAVVVVSAEKKPVGILTERDIMTRLPQVKGVETFVDELQQKIYASRVTF; encoded by the coding sequence ATGAAGCTGTTTGAAATCGGTGTGGGTCGCTACCCTCCCGCTCTTTTCCTGAAGCCTGATTCGAAGCTTCTCGAGGTACTTATTGGAATGGCATCGAAGCGTGTCAGGCACTGCCCGCTGGTGGACAATGATGGTAAGCTTGTTGGTATGATATCTGTCCGCGATCTTGTGGACTTCTTGGGAGGTAGGAGGTTTAAAGACATTGTTGTCGGGACTTACAGCGGCGATATATACAAAGCCTTAGAAGAGACTGATGCCTTATCGCTAAGTTACAAGCCTCCATTCGTCTACATGGACGCTGGCCTCAAGGATATTGTTGAAACTATGCTTTACCGAGGCGTCGGCGCTTTGGCCGTGGTGAACAGGGACGGCGTGTTGGTGGGCATCATCTCGGAGCGGCACATAATTTCTCTTTTCGCTGACGTGGAGACTCATGTTAAGGTGAAGGAGATAATGACTAAGCCTTTCGCCAGCCTTACGCCCAGCGATAACATCAGGATGGGTCTTCAGCTTATGAGCGAGAGGAGAGTCAGGCGCATACCGCTCATAGCCGGAGGCGAGCTACAGGGTATAGTCACGGTCAAAGATATTCTAGGCTTCCTCGCCTCGGATGATGTGCTAAAAGCCCTTCGGGCCGGTGATGCCCAGAGGGTCTATGAAACACCTTTAGCCTACATCGCCAGTAGGCCTGTGGTAACGGTGAGCCCTGAGGACGATGTGGGTGTGGCGGTGAAGAGGATGAAGGAGCGCGGGATCGGAGCGGTTGTTGTTGTCTCCGCTGAGAAGAAACCGGTTGGGATATTGACTGAGCGAGACATCATGACGCGATTACCGCAGGTGAAAGGCGTTGAAACGTTTGTCGATGAGCTACAGCAGAAGATCTACGCCTCCAGGGTAACCTTCTAG
- a CDS encoding ATP-binding protein: MKSLKVNLSKYLPSVLRIPESHILIVGPTGSGKTNTAKVLVEEYFKKGVKVLILDWHGEYKGLKRYVPGENFSMNILERGETLKHDPEFVVDLFSQVFQLSEPQWYLLQRSLREIKPPLKLSTLIAAIEEQPVKDWKDYDIKAALLRRLAILNDGVLGQVLNGDDPPYFLFDESAVVDLSVMPLRYRVLLVLVLLRHLYDFAVYYRGVSNRIVHVTVIEEAWNVVPYKAKWEAPSIGERLFLELRKFGEQLVAVTQRVDDVSERVLRNCQLILIHNPNPQDLMKLGLQREEIGEARLASRKGVVYAISPGRVRKIRVRRSEWL; this comes from the coding sequence GTGAAATCCCTCAAAGTGAACCTGTCAAAGTATTTGCCCTCCGTGCTCCGGATACCCGAGAGCCACATTCTTATCGTGGGGCCTACGGGCAGCGGCAAGACAAACACCGCGAAAGTTCTGGTTGAGGAGTACTTTAAAAAAGGTGTAAAAGTGCTGATACTGGATTGGCACGGAGAGTACAAAGGGCTTAAACGCTATGTTCCGGGCGAGAACTTCTCGATGAATATCCTGGAAAGAGGTGAGACTCTAAAGCATGATCCTGAGTTCGTTGTGGATCTATTCTCACAGGTATTTCAGCTCTCAGAGCCTCAGTGGTATCTTCTTCAGCGTAGCCTTCGCGAGATTAAACCACCGCTCAAACTCTCAACTCTAATTGCCGCAATAGAGGAGCAACCCGTCAAGGACTGGAAAGACTACGACATTAAGGCTGCTTTGCTAAGGCGGCTGGCAATTCTGAACGACGGGGTCCTAGGGCAGGTCTTAAACGGGGATGACCCTCCATACTTTCTCTTCGATGAAAGTGCCGTGGTTGACCTAAGTGTTATGCCTTTAAGGTACAGAGTCCTCCTAGTCCTTGTTCTGCTAAGGCACTTGTACGACTTCGCCGTTTACTACAGAGGCGTTTCAAACCGCATTGTGCACGTGACCGTTATTGAAGAAGCATGGAATGTTGTGCCGTACAAAGCGAAGTGGGAAGCCCCCTCGATCGGCGAGCGCCTCTTCCTGGAGCTTCGAAAGTTCGGGGAACAGCTTGTGGCTGTAACACAGAGGGTAGATGATGTTTCCGAGCGAGTTTTGAGGAACTGCCAGCTAATACTCATTCATAATCCCAACCCCCAGGACTTGATGAAGCTCGGCCTCCAAAGAGAGGAAATAGGCGAGGCACGCCTAGCCTCCCGAAAAGGCGTTGTCTATGCGATTTCTCCCGGTCGCGTTAGAAAGATTAGGGTAAGGCGGTCGGAGTGGCTTTAA
- a CDS encoding OB-fold nucleic acid binding domain-containing protein, whose translation MLLNGYVRVLPKEVSPENVVREGPVAFLKLSLGEVEVKTRKLCTIGFVTSIQRGSTYTDITLALESGQVTVRVWDTQGVGDLLEGLKKDSKVLVFGVLREYREQIYISAVLLRAVTEEEISKFKRKLFADRKILLNIAKKQ comes from the coding sequence GTGTTGCTAAACGGGTACGTCAGGGTGCTTCCTAAGGAAGTTAGCCCTGAGAACGTCGTTCGGGAAGGTCCTGTAGCTTTTTTAAAGCTGTCTCTCGGAGAGGTGGAAGTTAAGACGAGGAAGCTCTGCACAATAGGTTTTGTGACCAGTATACAGCGTGGTAGCACCTACACGGACATTACCCTCGCACTGGAGAGCGGCCAGGTAACCGTAAGGGTTTGGGACACTCAGGGGGTGGGAGACCTCCTCGAGGGCCTTAAGAAGGACTCCAAGGTTCTCGTTTTCGGAGTTCTCAGGGAGTACAGGGAGCAGATATACATCTCGGCTGTCCTGCTAAGAGCTGTAACAGAGGAGGAAATCTCGAAGTTTAAGAGGAAGCTATTCGCGGACAGGAAAATCCTACTGAACATAGCCAAAAAACAATAA